The following proteins are encoded in a genomic region of Microcoleus sp. FACHB-68:
- a CDS encoding polysaccharide deacetylase family protein, protein MQLAPLFPIVYQLLKPAFPSCLWTGPNTSPAIALTFDDGPHLEHTPQLLEVLDRYGIVASFFWLGACVDRVPAIAKQVYQRGHWVGLHGYEHRAFPQLSEEALKQSLKQTQIAIANACELDLQYVQQSMRDVRPPNGIFTPQTLQLLRQWNYRPVMWSVVPEDWVRPGVDLVVQRVMRQVRPGSVIVLHDGYFGGQDVAQTTAQLIPLLLEQGYQFVSINQLWKANQL, encoded by the coding sequence GTGCAATTAGCGCCCCTATTTCCGATTGTCTATCAACTTCTCAAGCCGGCCTTTCCCAGCTGCCTGTGGACAGGGCCAAATACTTCCCCTGCCATTGCCCTAACCTTTGATGATGGCCCGCATCTCGAACACACCCCTCAACTGCTAGAAGTTTTAGATCGCTACGGCATTGTCGCCAGTTTCTTTTGGTTAGGGGCGTGCGTTGATCGGGTGCCGGCAATCGCTAAACAAGTTTATCAGCGGGGTCACTGGGTTGGCTTGCATGGATACGAGCATCGTGCCTTTCCCCAGCTTAGCGAAGAAGCTCTCAAACAAAGCTTAAAACAAACCCAAATCGCGATCGCCAATGCTTGCGAACTGGATCTGCAGTATGTCCAGCAGTCTATGCGAGACGTGCGTCCTCCTAATGGGATCTTTACCCCTCAAACTTTGCAGTTGTTGCGCCAGTGGAACTACCGGCCCGTTATGTGGAGTGTAGTCCCAGAAGATTGGGTGCGTCCCGGAGTGGATCTTGTGGTGCAGCGGGTGATGCGGCAAGTTAGACCGGGTTCCGTGATAGTTTTACATGACGGATACTTTGGCGGACAAGACGTGGCGCAGACAACCGCCCAACTAATTCCCCTGTTACTGGAGCAAGGCTATCAATTTGTTAGCATCAACCAGCTGTGGAAGGCAAATCAACTTTAG
- a CDS encoding pentapeptide repeat-containing protein → MDANELLKRYAAGERDFRDLKLSGCHLQGVDLSGVNLRDADLSGAYLQEAKLSRANLREVKLQGANLSGAILSEMNLIGADLSRANLEKANLSETNLSRANLSEVNLQGATLSEVIASEVKLTKANLKSANLSDANLSRAILTEADLSRANLEGVNLTIAILINSILEGVNLTNAILNGANLTGADLSRANLSKAKLSGSNLAGANMSKAQLRGTNVSWSTLREVNLTGATLYRAKLSWSNLTGANLRDAILIDTNLVRVNLRDADLRGAIMPDGTTHE, encoded by the coding sequence ATGGATGCCAACGAACTTCTAAAGCGATATGCAGCCGGTGAACGAGATTTTCGCGATCTAAAACTGAGCGGGTGCCACCTACAGGGAGTAGATTTGAGTGGAGTTAACTTACGGGATGCAGATCTCAGTGGGGCGTATTTGCAAGAAGCTAAGCTCAGCCGAGCCAATTTGCGGGAAGTTAAACTTCAGGGTGCGAACTTGAGTGGGGCTATTTTAAGTGAGATGAACTTAATCGGAGCCGATCTGAGCCGAGCCAATTTAGAAAAAGCAAATTTAAGTGAGACAAACTTGAGTCGGGCAAATTTGAGTGAGGTCAATCTCCAGGGAGCAACACTCAGTGAGGTGATTGCCAGTGAGGTAAAACTGACGAAAGCCAATCTTAAATCAGCCAATCTCAGCGACGCCAATTTGAGTCGGGCTATCCTGACTGAAGCCGATCTGAGCCGCGCCAACTTAGAAGGGGTCAACCTCACAATTGCGATTCTGATTAACTCTATCCTAGAAGGAGTCAACTTAACGAATGCGATTTTGAATGGGGCGAACCTGACAGGAGCAGACTTGAGTCGGGCAAATTTGAGCAAAGCCAAGCTGAGTGGATCTAACTTAGCGGGAGCCAATATGAGTAAGGCTCAACTGCGCGGAACCAATGTAAGTTGGTCAACTTTACGGGAAGTCAATCTGACTGGGGCGACGCTGTATCGGGCTAAACTGAGTTGGTCAAACCTCACCGGCGCAAATTTGCGGGATGCTATCTTGATTGACACTAATCTGGTTCGGGTTAATTTGCGTGATGCCGATCTCAGAGGAGCGATTATGCCGGATGGGACAACCCACGAATAG
- the ilvD gene encoding dihydroxy-acid dehydratase: MTNDNLRSSVVTQGVQRSPNRAMLRAVGFGDGDFTKPIVGIANGYSTITPCNMGLNQLALRAEAGARAAGAMPQLFGTITISDGISMGTEGMKYSLVSREVIADSIETVCNGQSMDGVLAVGGCDKNMPGAMIAIARLNIPAVFVYGGTIKPGHHNGRDLTVVSPFEAVGEYSAGKIDEAELLEVERKACPGAGSCGGMYTANTMSSAFEAMGMSLMYSSTMAAEDAEKADSAEKSAFVLVEAIKNQILPRQILTRKAFENAISVIMAVGGSTNAVLHLLAIAHAVGVELKLEDFETIRAKVPVLCDLKPSGRYVATDLHKAGGIPLVMKMLLEHGLLHGDALTVTGKTIAEQLADVPSEPAAGQDVIRPWNNPLYAQGHLAILSGNLATEGAVAKISGVKTPSITGPARVFESEEECLKAIMAGKIQAGDVLIVRYEGPKGGPGMREMLAPTSALIGAGLGDKVGLITDGRFSGGTYGLVVGHVAPEAAVGGTIALVQENDSITIDARTRSLHLHVPDEELERRRSAWQPPKPRYTSGVLAKYAKLVSSSSVGAVTDLGL, from the coding sequence ATGACAAATGACAATTTGAGAAGCAGCGTTGTGACCCAAGGTGTGCAGCGTTCGCCAAACCGGGCAATGCTGCGTGCCGTTGGGTTTGGTGACGGAGATTTCACGAAACCGATTGTGGGAATTGCCAATGGTTACAGCACGATCACACCGTGCAATATGGGATTGAACCAGTTGGCGCTGCGGGCTGAGGCAGGAGCGCGGGCTGCCGGTGCCATGCCCCAGTTATTTGGCACGATTACGATCAGTGATGGCATCTCGATGGGAACAGAGGGGATGAAATATTCCCTGGTATCGCGGGAGGTGATTGCAGACTCGATAGAGACAGTTTGTAATGGCCAAAGTATGGATGGGGTGCTCGCGGTTGGTGGCTGCGATAAAAATATGCCAGGGGCGATGATTGCGATCGCTCGTTTGAATATCCCCGCAGTTTTTGTCTACGGCGGCACGATTAAACCAGGCCATCACAACGGACGGGATCTGACAGTTGTCAGTCCTTTTGAGGCTGTGGGTGAATACAGCGCCGGCAAAATTGATGAGGCAGAACTACTGGAAGTCGAGCGTAAGGCTTGCCCCGGTGCCGGTTCTTGCGGCGGTATGTATACGGCTAATACCATGTCTTCTGCATTTGAGGCAATGGGAATGAGTTTGATGTACTCTTCCACGATGGCGGCTGAGGATGCAGAAAAAGCAGACAGTGCAGAAAAGTCGGCATTTGTTCTGGTTGAGGCAATCAAAAACCAGATTTTGCCCCGTCAAATTTTGACTCGCAAGGCGTTTGAAAATGCGATTTCGGTGATTATGGCCGTGGGTGGATCTACAAATGCAGTGCTGCATTTGCTGGCAATTGCCCATGCGGTAGGTGTCGAGTTAAAGCTTGAGGACTTTGAAACGATTCGCGCCAAGGTGCCGGTGTTGTGCGATCTCAAGCCGAGTGGTCGCTATGTTGCAACAGATTTGCATAAAGCCGGCGGGATTCCGCTGGTGATGAAAATGCTGCTAGAGCACGGCTTACTGCACGGAGATGCGCTAACTGTAACCGGCAAGACGATTGCAGAACAGTTGGCAGATGTCCCATCTGAACCGGCAGCCGGTCAAGATGTGATCCGTCCTTGGAATAATCCGCTTTACGCTCAAGGGCACTTGGCAATTCTCAGCGGAAATCTGGCGACAGAAGGCGCAGTTGCCAAGATTAGCGGTGTCAAAACTCCTAGTATCACCGGCCCTGCACGCGTGTTTGAATCAGAAGAGGAGTGCTTGAAAGCAATTATGGCCGGCAAAATTCAAGCCGGTGACGTGCTGATTGTTCGCTATGAAGGGCCAAAAGGTGGGCCAGGAATGCGAGAAATGCTGGCTCCTACCTCGGCGCTTATCGGTGCCGGCTTGGGAGATAAGGTGGGGTTAATTACTGATGGCCGGTTTTCTGGGGGCACTTATGGCTTGGTGGTTGGCCATGTCGCACCCGAAGCCGCCGTTGGGGGGACAATCGCCCTGGTTCAGGAAAACGATAGCATTACCATTGACGCCCGTACCCGTTCGTTACACCTTCATGTACCTGATGAAGAATTAGAGCGCCGGCGCAGTGCTTGGCAGCCGCCTAAGCCCCGCTATACAAGCGGTGTGCTGGCTAAATACGCCAAGTTGGTTTCTTCCAGCAGTGTTGGGGCGGTTACGGATTTAGGTTTATAG